A single region of the Sorghum bicolor cultivar BTx623 chromosome 7, Sorghum_bicolor_NCBIv3, whole genome shotgun sequence genome encodes:
- the LOC8070023 gene encoding ABC transporter A family member 2: MELRSGGALAWQQYRALLRKNATLTWRNRRSAALQLFSSLVFIFLIFCIDRAVRSRFSSTTAYRNVPDPEPLVAPPIPPCEDKFFIKSPCYDFLWSDGGSNRIRGIVDAIRKNNPGRPIPPEKVLGFRTPDDVDAWLFQNPMRCPGALHFQDINPTQIKYGIQTNSTPVARRGTYEDPTFKFQIPLQVAAEREMARLLIGDPNFSWTVGFKEFAHPATETFSTIAQAGPTFFLAIAMFGFVFQISALVSEKELKLRQAMSTMGLYESAYWLSWFTWEALLTTISALFTVLFGMMFQFDFFLHNNFGILFLLFFLFQLNMLSFAFMISTFVAKAASATTVGFAIFIIGFLTQLVTTFGFPYSADYKKLYRTLWSLFPPDLFAKALNILGKATATPEDKGISWNQRGECPSFETDCVITIDDIYKWLISTFFLWFVLAIYFDNILPNVNGVRKSVFYFLMPSYWTGKGGKMEEGGLFSFFGSSRPADDATPTDEDVLAEQNLVKEQAANNAVDPGVAVQIHGLRKTYPGTFSIGCCKCSKSKPFHSVKGLWVNLEKDQLFCLLGPNGAGKTTTISCLTGITPITGGDAFIYGHSVRSTVGMSNIRRMIGVCPQFDILWDALTAKEHMELFASIKGLPPAAITSVAEESLAKVKLSQVTNARAGSYSGGMKRRLSVAIALIGDPKLVFLDEPTTGMDPITRRHVWDIIEEAKKGRAIVLTTHSMEEADILGDRIAIMAKGKLRCIGTSIRLKSKFGTGYIANVNFSGNGHMQSPNINSITEALANPNIEAVKWFFKERLDINPKEESKTFLTFVIPHHKESLLTRFFGELQDREGEFGISDIQLGLTTLEEVFLNIAKQAELESSTAEGTLVTLNLTSGATIQIPKGARFVGIPGTETEEHPRGLMVEVYWDQDENGSLCISGHSDEMPVPVHAEPRRPPSLSRRASMGRGGPVGYVIDLNQAP, translated from the exons ATGGAGCTCCGGAGCGGCGGCGCGCTGGCGTGGCAGCAGTACCGCGCGCTGCTCCGCAAGAACGCCACGCTCACCTGGCGCAACCGCCGCTCGGCGGCGCTCCAGCTCTTCTCCTCGCTCGTCTTCATCTTCCTCATCTTCTGCATCGACCGCGCCGTCCGCTCCAGGTTCTCCAGCACCACCGCCTACCGCAACGTGCCGGACCCGGAGCCGCTCGTCGCGCCGCCCATCCCACCCTGCGAGGACAAGTTCTTCATCAAGTCCCCCTGCTACGACTTCCTCTGGAGCGACGGCGGGAGCAACCGCATCAGGGGCATCGTCGACGCCATCAGGAAGAACAACCCCGGACGACCCATACCGCCCGAAAAG GTTTTAGGTTTTAGGACTCCAGATGATGTTGATGCTTGGTTGTTTCAAAACCCAATGCGCTGCCCTGGTGCTTTGCATTTTCAAGATATAAATCCCACTCAGATAAAGTATGGTATCCAGACAAACTCTACTCCGGTAGCACGGAGAGGAACATATGAAGACCCGACCTTCAAGTTCCAGATACCACTCCAAGTTGCAGCTGAGAGGGAAATGGCAAGGCTGCTTATTGGAG ACCCAAATTTTAGCTGGACTGTCGGATTTAAGGAATTCGCTCACCCAGCCACAGAGACCTTCTCTACCATTGCTCAAGCAGGGCCAACTTTCTTTCTTGCCATTGCAATGTTTGGATTTGTTTTCCAAATCAGTGCCTTGGTGTCAGAGAAAGAACTAAAGCTTCGTCAG GCTATGTCTACCATGGGGCTCTATGAATCGGCATACTGGTTATCATGGTTTACCTGGGAGGCCCTTCTGACAACAATTTCAGCACTTTTTACCGTTCTCTTTGGGATGATGTTCCAGTTTGATTTCTTCCTTCATAATAATTTTGGaatcctattcctcctgttctTCCTGTTCCAGCTGAACATG CTTAGTTTTGCCTTCATGATATCAACGTTCGTAGCAAAGGCAGCATCAGCTACTACTGTTGGATTTGCAATATTCATTATTGGGTTCTTGACTCAG CTTGTTACCACCTTTGGGTTCCCTTATTCGGCTGACTACAAAAAGTTGTACCGGACATTGTGGTCTTTATTTCCTCCTGATTTATTTGCCAAAGCCCTCAACATTCTAGGCAAGGCAACAGCCACTCCTGAGGATAAAGGTATTAGCTGGAATCAGCGTGGGGAGTGCCCATCTTTTGAGACTGACTGCGTCATTACTATC GATGATATCTATAAGTGGCTCATTTCCACATTTTTCTTGTGGTTTGTCCTGGCTATATACTTTGACAACATACTTCCAAATGTAAATGGCGTCCGGAAGTCAGTTTTCTACTTTCTTATGCCTTCATACTGGACGGGTAAAGGAGGCAAGATGGAAG AGGGAGGCCTCTTTAGCTTTTTTGGTTCAAGCCGTCCTGCTGATGATGCTACCCCTACTGACGAAGATGTTCTCGCGGAGCAAAACCTAGTAAAGGAACAAGCTGCAAACAATGCGGTAGATCCTGGTGTTGCAGTTCAAATACATGGTCTACGGAAGACATATCCAGGAACTTTCAGCATTGGTTGTTGCAAATGCTCGAAATCTAAGCCATTTCATTCGGTTAAA GGCTTATGGGTGAACCTTGAGAAGGACCAGCTATTTTGTCTTCTTGGGCCTAATGGAGCTGGCAAAACAACTACAATCAGTTGTCTGACTGGAATCACACCAATTACAGGTGGTGATG CATTCATTTATGGCCACTCTGTTCGAAGCACTGTGGGAATGTCAAACATCCGTAGGATGATCGGAGTCTGCCCACAG TTTGATATCCTGTGGGATGCATTAACAGCTAAAGAGCACATGGAATTGTTTGCCAGCATCAAGGGATTGCCACCAGCAGCAATCACATCA GTAGCAGAGGAGTCATTAGCCAAAGTGAAGCTCAGCCAAGTAACTAATGCTAGAGCAGGCAGCTACAGTGGAGGAATGAAGCGCCGGCTAAGTGTCGCGATCGCACTGATTGGTGACCCAAAATTGGTTTTTCTTGATGAACCG ACTACTGGCATGGATCCAATAACAAGGAGGCATGTCTGGGACATCATAGAGGAGGCCAAGAAAGGAAGAGCTATTGTCTTGACCACTCATTCCATGGAGGAGGCTGATATTCTTGGTGACCGGATAGCTATAATGGCAAAGGGGAAACTGCGGTGCATTGGGACATCAATAAGGCTGAAGTCAAAATTTGGAACAGGATACATTGCTAACGTTAATTTCTCTGGAAATGGCCACATGCAGAGCCCCAACATCAACAGCATCACTGAGGCTCTGGCTAATCCGAACATAGAAGCTGTCAAATGGTTTTTCAAGGAA CGGCTTGATATTAATCCAAAAGAGGAGAGCAAGACATTCTTGACATTTGTCATCCCTCATCACAAAGAATCGCTTCTGACG AGATTCTTTGGAGAGCTGCAAGACAGGGAAGGGGAGTTTGGAATATCAGACATTCAACTTGGTCTGACGACACTTGAAGAGGTGTTCCTGAACATTGCAAAGCAGGCAGAGCTGGAGAGCTCTACTGCTGAAGGTACCTTGGTGACTCTCAACCTGACATCAGGAGCAACAATTCAG ATTCCCAAGGGGGCTCGTTTTGTTGGTATTCCTGGAACTGAGACAGAAGAGCATCCAAGAGGCCTCATGGTTGAGGTTTACTGGGATCAGGATGAAAATGGATCGCTCTGCATTTCTGGGCACTCTGACGAGATGCCTGTGCCAGTCCATGCTGAGCCGAGGAGGCCTCCGTCACTTTCTCGTAGGGCCTCAATGGGCCGTGGAGGTCCAGTTGGGTATGTGATTGACCTGAACCAGGCCCCATGA